Proteins from a genomic interval of Nostoc sp. TCL240-02:
- a CDS encoding response regulator → MNNSGSFTKLRPLSLLRQLSNCFDSTCLQALSNSACWSIYLEQGKITYATHSVEPFDRLERHLRRLSHQIPLLTSEVRVQVRLIFEPDSHNQLLEYDSNSRSHPPEYQAISWLVSQQHLHSTQAVVLIQELVKEVIESFLLIKEGIYELTEPLERMPRICRLDVEKILERCQGRLQNWQAFVPQISSPYQRPYLLINSKIEEKDLPKLQPDLINWMKGFSLCHLATILNQDEIQLARNLYPYILNGAIILHEPDPPYDKLPKLFEEQTLLSKLIPEIENTTKELNSTINSYPVIAEENISPVSLLPQISLPPQENFQEPTLSNNINPASQKVTDATVTAQKVHKIVSVDDSPTILKEISRFLENENFSVVTINDPVKAVLSIIRHKPDLILLDLNMLGIDGYELCRIIRNNSIFQKTPIIFVTGNKGIVDKVKAKLVGASGYLTKPFTRAELLKIVFIHLT, encoded by the coding sequence ATGAATAACTCAGGTTCATTCACCAAACTACGTCCTCTAAGTTTGTTAAGACAGTTATCCAATTGCTTCGATAGTACTTGTTTACAAGCATTAAGTAACTCAGCTTGTTGGTCAATTTACTTAGAGCAGGGCAAAATAACTTACGCTACTCATTCAGTGGAACCTTTTGATCGACTAGAACGCCATTTGCGCCGCCTCAGCCACCAAATTCCCCTGCTTACTAGCGAGGTGCGGGTTCAAGTCCGTCTGATATTTGAACCTGACTCACACAATCAGTTACTTGAATATGACAGCAATTCCAGAAGCCACCCTCCTGAATATCAGGCGATATCCTGGCTTGTTAGTCAACAACATCTACATTCTACACAAGCAGTAGTGCTGATTCAAGAATTAGTTAAAGAGGTGATTGAATCATTTTTGCTAATTAAAGAAGGTATTTATGAATTAACAGAACCACTTGAGAGAATGCCAAGGATTTGTAGGCTAGATGTAGAGAAGATTCTAGAACGTTGTCAAGGAAGATTACAGAATTGGCAAGCTTTTGTTCCGCAAATCTCTTCTCCATATCAACGTCCATATCTGTTGATTAACAGCAAAATTGAGGAAAAAGATTTACCAAAACTTCAGCCAGATTTGATTAATTGGATGAAGGGTTTCAGCTTGTGTCACCTGGCAACAATTTTGAATCAAGATGAAATTCAACTGGCTCGCAATTTATACCCTTATATACTTAATGGTGCGATTATCTTGCATGAACCCGATCCACCTTATGATAAGTTACCAAAGCTATTTGAAGAGCAAACGCTTTTATCAAAATTAATTCCAGAGATAGAAAATACCACAAAAGAGCTAAATAGCACCATCAACTCTTACCCTGTGATTGCTGAAGAGAATATATCTCCTGTTTCACTATTACCACAGATTTCTCTTCCTCCCCAAGAAAACTTTCAGGAACCAACACTATCAAATAACATAAACCCTGCTTCCCAAAAAGTAACAGATGCTACTGTAACGGCACAAAAAGTCCACAAAATCGTTTCTGTAGATGATAGCCCCACAATTCTCAAAGAAATAAGCCGTTTCTTAGAAAATGAAAACTTTTCTGTAGTGACTATTAACGATCCAGTAAAAGCCGTTTTATCAATTATAAGGCACAAACCAGACTTAATTTTGTTGGATTTAAATATGCTCGGAATAGATGGTTATGAGTTGTGCCGAATTATACGAAATAATTCGATATTTCAAAAGACTCCCATTATTTTTGTGACTGGGAATAAAGGAATTGTAGATAAAGTAAAAGCCAAATTGGTTGGTGCATCTGGATATTTGACTAAACCATTTACTCGCGCAGAATTACTTAAAATAGTCTTCATTCATTTGACTTAA